ACCTCTTGACCGATATGACGCATTCGTTCGGGACTCCATCCATGGGAGTCGTAAAAAATGGCTCCGTGCGCTGTGTGAGCGCCGGTGCGGCCAAAAGTGCCGAAAATTTGTTCGCGGTCGAATTTGGCCTTGAGGTCAAAGCCTTCCCGCGCCAAGCACACGAGGTCGGGGGCGCGATACTGTTGCGGTCCCCGGTATAGTTCCTCTTTTGTGAAGACGCGTTCCATGACCCGTTCTCCGTTGAAGGTCAAAGCCTCCAAGCCTTGCTTCAATTGGGGCAATAGCTGTTTTGCCTCGTTGGGCGAAAGGATGCCGGAGGGAAACCGTTCCCTGGTATGCAGATATACACGACCCGGATCCAGGGCGAATGCTGCGGATTCTGGAGCTATTGCCGTGGCATCCCATTCATCCTTCGCTGGTGTTGATAGCCGTAAAAAACCATTGTGCCGGAGCCAAGCATTGACGTCCACCTCGGTTCGGAGCGTGGTGAATCCGTGGTCCGCCATGACCATCAGACGCTTTGGACCGGGAAGCGCGTCCCAAAGCCCTAGGATGCGTCCAATGAGCCGATCCCATTCCTGCAGAAAGCTGCGGCATGGTGCATGCCAGGGGTGACTGGAATCCGTCATGGCGGGATAGAGGAAATGGAAAAGGCGGTCGGTCTCCGTGAGGACAACGACAAAAACATCCCAATCCAGATCCGGCCAAAGGCGCTCAACGGCTTGTCTTCGGGAACGCAGGGTGTTGTGCAGTTCCTGCAGCAAAAAGGCCGGATCGTCCGCTCCCCTGATCGTGTCGGCTTCCAGCTGATATTCAGGAAGAGCATGGGCCAGGAACGGAGGGTAAACCGACTGTTCCCACTGTTCGGCCACGAAACCGGAGACGAGCATGCCCCGGAGCGGACGGGCCGGATACGTATTGGGCAGGTTAATTACCCGGCTGATCAAGCCGTGCTTGCCGAGATGGTCGAAGATCGTGGGGCAGGCCACGTCCTCGGCGCATACGATGCTCAGATCAAAAGATTCCGCCTGCAAGCGGGAAAAACCAAAAACACCATGTACCTCCGGACCTTGGCCCGT
The sequence above is drawn from the Paucidesulfovibrio gracilis DSM 16080 genome and encodes:
- a CDS encoding alkaline phosphatase family protein, whose translation is MPAPSNMEARSRLLLLGLDGLPLSLARDLAPELPNLARIVAKAGTVEAELPELSPVNWTSLATGQGPEVHGVFGFSRLQAESFDLSIVCAEDVACPTIFDHLGKHGLISRVINLPNTYPARPLRGMLVSGFVAEQWEQSVYPPFLAHALPEYQLEADTIRGADDPAFLLQELHNTLRSRRQAVERLWPDLDWDVFVVVLTETDRLFHFLYPAMTDSSHPWHAPCRSFLQEWDRLIGRILGLWDALPGPKRLMVMADHGFTTLRTEVDVNAWLRHNGFLRLSTPAKDEWDATAIAPESAAFALDPGRVYLHTRERFPSGILSPNEAKQLLPQLKQGLEALTFNGERVMERVFTKEELYRGPQQYRAPDLVCLAREGFDLKAKFDREQIFGTFGRTGAHTAHGAIFYDSHGWSPERMRHIGQEVLRHFNISESIGSPTDVGSLFPTNGAAGLILA